A genome region from Deinococcus sp. KNUC1210 includes the following:
- a CDS encoding GntR family transcriptional regulator — protein MFERPTLIREEVYSHLRDAIVGGEFAPGERLGEVELTARLGVSRTPIREAIQRLTQEGLLENLPGRGARIRVVSAAEARDAYVVRETLDGLAAELAATQHTDTDAQALKTALAALEDAPGSDYREQTRLDLNFHRAIAQAAHNAALLDLSRDLEQRVALIKHQTRTYNAHPQTSQQHHAILKAVLSRDADAARDAARTHVRTFSGLVMGNLEVGSGK, from the coding sequence ATGTTCGAGCGACCGACCCTGATCCGGGAAGAGGTGTACAGCCATCTGCGCGACGCCATCGTGGGCGGCGAGTTTGCACCCGGCGAACGGCTGGGAGAGGTCGAACTGACCGCCCGCCTGGGAGTCAGCCGCACGCCGATCCGCGAGGCTATCCAGCGGCTGACGCAGGAAGGGCTGCTGGAGAATCTTCCGGGGCGCGGCGCACGCATCCGGGTGGTCAGTGCTGCCGAGGCCCGCGACGCCTATGTGGTGCGCGAAACGCTGGACGGACTGGCAGCCGAACTCGCCGCCACGCAGCACACCGACACCGACGCGCAGGCCCTGAAGACGGCGCTCGCAGCCCTGGAAGACGCCCCCGGCAGCGACTACCGCGAGCAGACCCGCCTCGACCTGAACTTTCACCGCGCCATCGCACAGGCCGCCCACAACGCCGCGCTGCTCGACCTGTCCCGCGATCTGGAACAGCGTGTGGCACTCATCAAGCACCAGACACGCACCTACAACGCCCACCCGCAGACCAGTCAGCAGCACCACGCGATCCTGAAAGCGGTGCTGTCACGGGACGCCGACGCAGCCCGGGACGCAGCCCGTACACATGTCAGAACGTTTTCCGGACTGGTGATGGGCAATCTGGAAGTCGGAAGCGGAAAGTGA
- a CDS encoding uracil-DNA glycosylase produces the protein MTQAIPTLFRSKGSDRAVIPGWNNILPSTQDALELQLDIAEADMNRSQALLLIEYWATNADMTLQSLLPVRAFQSEPKGWCAFLPAQGRVFIRAIDPQPNPPLLSAHGINLDPQTPVGTLVHIKVEFPRAPLLNEN, from the coding sequence ATGACGCAGGCCATTCCCACGCTGTTTCGCAGCAAGGGCAGTGACCGCGCCGTGATTCCCGGCTGGAACAACATTCTTCCCAGCACTCAGGACGCGCTCGAACTTCAACTCGACATCGCCGAAGCCGACATGAACCGTTCTCAGGCACTCCTGCTGATCGAATACTGGGCCACCAACGCCGATATGACGCTGCAATCCCTGCTGCCGGTGCGGGCCTTTCAGAGCGAGCCGAAGGGCTGGTGCGCCTTTCTACCCGCACAGGGGCGGGTCTTCATCCGGGCCATCGATCCGCAGCCCAATCCGCCGCTGCTGTCGGCCCACGGCATCAATCTCGACCCGCAGACCCCGGTGGGCACGCTGGTCCACATCAAGGTCGAGTTTCCGCGTGCGCCGCTGCTGAACGAGAACTGA
- the tdh gene encoding L-threonine 3-dehydrogenase, whose protein sequence is MRALTKQYPRQGIWMEEVARPVPGPNDLLIRIRRSAICGTDIHIYNWDDWAAQTIPPGMVVGHEYVGVVAEVGSEVRGFAVGDRVSGEGHITCGHCRNCRAGRRHLCRNTQGVGVNRPGSFAEYLVLPAFNAFKIPDNVSDDVAAIFDPFGNAVHTALSFDLVAEDVLITGAGPIGAMACAIARHAGARNVVITDVNDYRLELARTMGATRAVNVAREDLWNVAQTELGMTEGFDVGLEMSGSGAALNQMLHAMNHGGKVALLGIPAAGVTIDWNDVIFKGLTMKGIYGREMFETWYKMAALVQSGLDLTPIITHHFPISQFQEGFEAMRGGQSGKVILNWEEESQEAGL, encoded by the coding sequence ATGCGGGCGCTCACCAAGCAGTACCCACGCCAGGGCATCTGGATGGAGGAGGTCGCGCGTCCAGTGCCCGGCCCCAACGATCTGCTGATCCGCATTCGCAGGAGTGCCATCTGCGGCACCGACATTCATATCTACAACTGGGACGACTGGGCCGCTCAGACCATTCCGCCGGGCATGGTAGTCGGGCATGAATATGTGGGCGTGGTCGCCGAGGTGGGCAGTGAGGTGCGCGGGTTCGCGGTGGGCGACCGGGTGAGTGGCGAGGGACACATCACCTGTGGGCACTGCCGCAACTGCCGCGCCGGACGCCGCCACCTGTGCCGCAACACCCAGGGCGTGGGCGTCAATCGTCCCGGCAGCTTTGCAGAGTACCTGGTGCTGCCCGCCTTCAATGCCTTCAAGATCCCCGACAACGTATCGGACGACGTGGCCGCCATCTTCGACCCTTTTGGAAACGCGGTGCATACGGCACTCAGTTTCGATCTGGTCGCCGAAGACGTGCTGATTACCGGGGCCGGGCCGATCGGTGCGATGGCCTGCGCCATTGCCCGCCACGCCGGAGCCAGAAACGTGGTCATCACCGATGTCAACGATTACCGGCTGGAACTGGCCCGCACCATGGGGGCGACCCGTGCGGTGAACGTGGCCCGCGAAGACCTGTGGAATGTGGCTCAGACGGAACTGGGCATGACCGAGGGCTTTGACGTGGGTCTGGAGATGAGTGGCAGCGGGGCGGCGCTCAACCAGATGCTGCACGCCATGAACCACGGCGGCAAGGTGGCGTTGCTGGGCATTCCGGCGGCAGGCGTCACCATCGACTGGAACGACGTGATCTTCAAGGGCCTCACCATGAAAGGCATCTATGGCCGCGAGATGTTCGAGACGTGGTATAAGATGGCCGCACTGGTGCAGTCGGGCCTCGACCTGACGCCGATCATCACCCACCACTTTCCGATTTCGCAGTTTCAGGAAGGCTTCGAGGCCATGCGGGGCGGGCAGAGCGGCAAGGTGATTCTGAACTGGGAAGAGGAGTCGCAGGAAGCAGGCCTGTAA
- the secG gene encoding preprotein translocase subunit SecG, whose translation MMLTVFIILFALICVGLVFFVLLQVPKQAGLSASLGGGGDLFGGRGVEGGLVRISSVLGGLFMLVALLIDILSR comes from the coding sequence ATCATGCTGACTGTCTTTATCATCCTGTTCGCCCTCATCTGTGTTGGGCTGGTGTTTTTCGTGCTGTTGCAGGTGCCCAAGCAGGCCGGTCTGAGTGCCAGCCTGGGTGGCGGCGGCGACCTGTTCGGAGGTCGCGGCGTCGAGGGTGGGCTGGTCCGGATCAGCAGTGTGCTGGGCGGATTATTCATGCTCGTTGCATTATTAATCGATATCCTGTCACGCTGA
- a CDS encoding ABC transporter substrate-binding protein yields MKKLLVLAAALTLGSSMAAPFVWPAKLSADAPSAAKSGGEYRDYTLSDFKTVNPFTSSEATSIPGTMSIGAGLFYQDPTNDNFIPDMAEAMPVVSNGGKRFVVKIRQGMKFSDGQAITADDWVTTYKIHTDDKVGSNSYDSFFINDKPITVKKLDDYTLQFDFPQTSADAYLTMSYTPWPDQVFGVAYRKGGADAVKALWGLNVDPKTVVSPGAFVLSSYSAGQRAVFRKNPNFGEWNKDSAGKSLPYLDGYSYRIVKDLNAGLAAYLAGDIDTYGPRNADDLAQIKKAIDAKTLNATLIANVSPAASSQWITFNWNKADSPFKQKLFRDVRFRHAMSMLANRDAMVQLALGGLGVPTYYSVYPVFKGFISDSAPKYPYNLDGAAKLLAQMGFTKKGSDGILVDGKGNKLEFTLTTNAGNTTREQLGRIFADEAKKIGVKVNFNPIDFNVLVGQLQSKGESRPFDAILLGLANGGNIWPFGVNVVPCGTNLHSYNNPTNGACATSQEQLMTKLFYQGQSTVDLKARQAIGAQLLKTEAELQPVIYLVGGSYHVTYNNRLGGQHPRDIMDSYYLSRELPLTFIK; encoded by the coding sequence ATGAAAAAATTGCTGGTGCTCGCGGCTGCCCTGACACTTGGAAGCAGCATGGCCGCTCCATTCGTGTGGCCTGCAAAATTGAGCGCCGATGCCCCCAGTGCGGCCAAGTCGGGCGGCGAGTACCGTGACTACACTCTCAGCGACTTCAAGACGGTCAACCCCTTCACCTCATCGGAAGCGACCAGCATTCCGGGAACGATGTCGATTGGAGCTGGCCTGTTCTACCAGGACCCCACCAACGACAACTTCATTCCTGATATGGCTGAGGCGATGCCGGTTGTCAGCAACGGCGGCAAGCGCTTCGTGGTCAAGATTCGTCAGGGCATGAAGTTCAGCGACGGCCAGGCCATCACCGCCGACGACTGGGTGACCACCTACAAGATCCACACCGACGACAAGGTAGGCAGCAACAGCTACGACAGCTTCTTCATCAACGACAAGCCGATCACGGTCAAGAAGCTCGACGATTACACCCTGCAGTTCGACTTCCCCCAGACCAGCGCCGATGCCTACCTGACCATGAGCTACACGCCCTGGCCCGATCAGGTCTTCGGTGTGGCCTACCGCAAGGGCGGTGCAGACGCCGTCAAGGCGCTCTGGGGTCTGAACGTCGATCCCAAGACCGTGGTGTCGCCGGGTGCCTTCGTGCTCTCCAGCTACTCGGCTGGTCAGCGTGCCGTCTTCCGTAAGAACCCCAACTTCGGCGAGTGGAACAAGGACAGCGCGGGCAAGTCGCTGCCCTACCTCGACGGCTACTCCTACCGCATCGTGAAGGACCTGAACGCTGGTCTCGCCGCCTACCTGGCCGGTGACATCGATACCTATGGGCCGCGCAACGCTGACGACCTGGCACAGATCAAGAAGGCCATCGACGCCAAGACGCTGAACGCCACGCTGATCGCCAACGTGTCGCCCGCCGCCAGCAGCCAGTGGATCACCTTCAACTGGAACAAGGCCGACAGCCCCTTCAAGCAGAAGCTGTTCCGCGACGTGCGTTTCCGGCATGCCATGAGCATGCTCGCCAACCGCGACGCGATGGTTCAGCTCGCGCTGGGAGGCCTGGGCGTGCCCACCTACTACAGCGTGTACCCGGTGTTCAAGGGTTTCATCAGCGACAGTGCGCCCAAGTACCCGTACAACCTCGACGGCGCGGCCAAGCTGCTGGCGCAGATGGGCTTCACCAAGAAGGGCAGCGACGGTATCCTGGTCGACGGCAAGGGCAACAAGCTGGAATTCACCCTGACCACCAACGCGGGCAACACCACCCGTGAGCAGCTCGGACGCATCTTTGCCGACGAGGCCAAGAAGATCGGCGTGAAGGTCAACTTCAACCCCATCGACTTCAACGTGCTGGTCGGGCAGCTGCAGTCCAAGGGCGAGAGCCGTCCTTTCGACGCGATTCTGCTGGGCCTGGCCAACGGTGGCAACATCTGGCCGTTTGGTGTGAACGTTGTGCCCTGCGGTACCAACCTGCACAGCTACAACAACCCCACCAACGGAGCCTGCGCCACCAGCCAGGAACAGCTGATGACCAAGCTGTTCTACCAGGGACAGAGCACCGTCGATCTGAAGGCCCGTCAGGCCATCGGCGCCCAGCTTCTGAAGACCGAAGCTGAACTCCAGCCGGTCATCTATCTGGTCGGCGGCAGCTACCACGTGACGTACAACAACCGTCTCGGTGGGCAGCACCCCCGCGACATCATGGACAGCTACTACCTGTCGCGCGAACTGCCCCTCACCTTCATCAAGTAA
- a CDS encoding ABC transporter permease: MLIFLLRRLLNLLPTFLIASIMVFVIIYLAPGDFLTPARLNPGISAQQIENLSRSFGLDKPWYVQYFNWLNNMLHGNLGLSFSYQQPVLDVAWPRVLNSLKLVLVNLVLFYGISIPLGVYGAVRQYSLGDRVSGVFFYVLLGFPSFFLALLTIFGILRLRQLTGWHIPLGGMTSDNHDTLSFLGRTWDTLQHLLAPALVLAIINVAGFTRVLRGQMLENLRSDYIRTARSKGVPERSVIYRHTLRNAIIPFVADVGNILPGLIGGAGFVEVVFSYPGITPMLLDSLASQDFYLIAAFSILPMILLFIGNALSDILLTLVDPRIRFS, encoded by the coding sequence ATGTTGATCTTTTTGCTTCGGCGACTGCTCAACCTTTTACCCACCTTTTTGATTGCCAGCATCATGGTCTTCGTCATCATCTATCTGGCTCCTGGCGACTTCCTGACGCCCGCCCGCCTGAACCCCGGCATCTCGGCGCAGCAGATCGAAAACCTGTCGCGCTCGTTCGGCCTCGACAAGCCCTGGTACGTGCAGTACTTCAACTGGCTGAACAACATGCTGCACGGCAATCTGGGCCTCAGCTTCTCCTATCAGCAGCCGGTGCTCGATGTGGCGTGGCCCCGCGTCCTGAATTCGCTGAAGCTGGTGCTGGTCAATCTGGTGCTGTTCTACGGCATCAGCATTCCGCTGGGCGTGTACGGTGCCGTGCGGCAGTACAGCCTGGGCGACCGCGTTTCGGGTGTTTTCTTCTATGTGTTGCTCGGCTTTCCCAGCTTCTTTCTGGCGCTGCTCACCATCTTCGGCATCCTGCGGCTCCGGCAGCTGACCGGCTGGCATATTCCCCTGGGCGGGATGACCAGCGACAACCACGACACCCTCAGTTTCCTGGGCCGCACCTGGGACACGCTGCAACATCTGCTGGCTCCTGCCCTGGTGCTGGCGATCATCAACGTCGCCGGGTTCACGCGGGTGCTGCGCGGGCAGATGCTGGAAAACCTGCGGAGCGACTACATCCGTACAGCCCGCAGCAAAGGCGTGCCAGAGCGCAGCGTCATCTATCGCCACACCCTGCGGAACGCCATCATTCCCTTCGTGGCCGATGTCGGCAACATCCTGCCGGGTCTGATCGGCGGAGCGGGATTTGTCGAGGTGGTGTTTTCGTATCCCGGCATCACACCGATGCTGCTCGACTCGCTGGCGTCGCAGGACTTCTATCTGATCGCGGCGTTCAGCATCCTGCCGATGATCCTGCTGTTTATCGGCAACGCCCTCAGCGACATTCTGCTCACCCTGGTCGATCCCAGGATCCGCTTTTCCTAA
- a CDS encoding ABC transporter permease: MTTISPAPTARVARAQSQLNVAWGQLRKNRLAMFGGICIILLYLMAVFAPFIAPDGLSTYSTTSITRYHKPTPLHIRDAKTGAWGLYVDKFAQQMNPDTFLQEFRPTGEHCPVRFFVRGDSYRILGIPGNLHLFGTGNAECKVFLWGAEGLGRDLFTRTMYASQISLTIGVLSVLISTVIGLMMGAIAAYFGGWIDNIINRVIEAISAIPSLFLLILLRSLFPPSANPIAVLFLLLSMLAFISWGGLARVVRSQLYSVRQQDYVTAATSLGASQNRIMIRHMLPSMTTYLIVTLSLAIPGTILLESGLSFLGIGAVEPYVSWGTLLNQTQDGGIASITDRPWMLIPGFFIVFTVMCYQLLGDGLRDAFDPRKRQ, encoded by the coding sequence ATGACCACCATCAGTCCGGCCCCCACCGCCCGCGTTGCGCGTGCCCAGTCACAGCTCAATGTGGCCTGGGGACAGCTCCGCAAGAATCGGCTGGCGATGTTCGGCGGCATCTGCATCATCCTGCTGTATCTGATGGCCGTCTTTGCGCCTTTCATCGCGCCCGACGGTCTGAGTACCTACAGCACCACCAGCATCACCCGCTATCACAAGCCGACGCCGCTGCATATCCGCGATGCCAAGACCGGCGCGTGGGGCCTGTACGTCGATAAATTCGCCCAGCAGATGAACCCCGACACCTTCCTGCAGGAATTCCGGCCCACCGGGGAACACTGTCCGGTTCGGTTCTTCGTGCGCGGCGACAGTTACCGCATTCTGGGCATTCCCGGCAATCTGCACCTGTTCGGCACCGGAAACGCCGAGTGCAAGGTGTTCCTGTGGGGAGCCGAGGGACTGGGGCGCGACCTGTTTACCCGCACCATGTACGCCTCGCAGATTTCGCTGACCATCGGCGTGCTCTCGGTGCTCATCAGCACGGTTATCGGCCTGATGATGGGAGCTATCGCCGCGTATTTCGGCGGCTGGATCGACAACATCATCAACCGCGTGATCGAAGCGATCTCGGCGATTCCCAGCTTGTTCCTGCTGATTCTGCTGCGTTCGCTGTTTCCGCCCAGTGCCAACCCCATCGCGGTGCTGTTTCTGCTGCTCTCGATGCTGGCGTTCATCAGCTGGGGCGGTCTGGCCCGCGTGGTTCGCAGCCAGCTGTATTCCGTGCGTCAGCAGGATTACGTGACGGCGGCGACCTCGCTGGGCGCGTCGCAAAACCGCATCATGATCCGGCACATGCTGCCCAGCATGACCACCTATCTGATCGTGACGCTCAGCCTTGCCATCCCCGGCACCATCCTGCTAGAAAGCGGCCTGAGTTTCCTTGGTATCGGGGCGGTGGAACCCTACGTGAGCTGGGGTACGCTGCTCAATCAGACGCAGGACGGCGGTATTGCCAGCATCACCGACCGCCCCTGGATGCTGATTCCGGGTTTCTTCATCGTGTTCACAGTCATGTGCTATCAGCTGCTGGGCGACGGGCTGCGGGACGCCTTCGATCCGCGCAAACGGCAGTAA